One Cotesia glomerata isolate CgM1 linkage group LG8, MPM_Cglom_v2.3, whole genome shotgun sequence genomic window carries:
- the LOC123270648 gene encoding coiled-coil domain-containing protein 103, giving the protein MNILKKPIDYEGLEEELEEALKEDTLYELRNSAKLRAVEQRVPTYEHFRQMVNGAHLKPLEPKDKAEKTKVSWNRESGNLEIRNFEEKRLDGCDKLSKSGRKFFEEFGQHGNNKFNALHDNRAKLREMFKIELPADVLGEILSVCLENFDGNSEKILDILQEISECRRFQLTATFMSESDKLICEKLFCQLISEGSPVDKLANKFHVNFKD; this is encoded by the exons atgaatattttaaaaaagccgATTGATTACGAGGGCTTGGAGGAGGAACTTGAAGAGGCTCTAAAAGAAGATACTTTGTATGAATTACGAAACAGCGCAAAACTGAGAGCTGTTGAGCAACGAGTGCCTACTTATGAACACTTTCGGCAAATG gTGAATGGTGCGCATTTGAAACCACTAGAGCCGAAAGACAAAGCGGAGAAAACGAAAGTTTCTTGGAACCGAGAGAGTGGAAATTTGGAGATTCGAAATTTTGAGGAAAAAAGGCTTGATGGTTGTGATAAATTATCTAAGAGtgggagaaaattttttgaggaaTTCGGGCAGCATGGTAACAATAAGTTTAATGCCCTGCATGATAACAG agccAAATTGAGAGAGATGTTCAAGATAGAATTACCCGCGGATGTTTTGGGAGAAATTTTAAGCGTTTGTCTAGAAAATTTTGATggaaattccgaaaaaatctTAGATATTCTTCAAGAGATTAGCGAGTGTCGCAGATTTCAACTGACCGCAACTTTTATGAGCGAAAGTGATAAGTTAATTTGCGAAAAATTGTTTTGCCAACTGATTTCTGAAGGAAGTCCGGTTGATAAACTTGCTAATAAGTTCCATGtgaattttaaagattaa